A window of Mycobacterium bourgelatii genomic DNA:
CCAAGCGGGCGTACACCTGGATCGCACCACCTACCAACAGATCAACGACGGCATCCCGATACCTCGCGCCCAGGTACGTCCCGGCGATCTCGTGTTTCCCCACGCGGGCCACGTGCAGTTGGCCCTCGGCAACAATCTTGTTGTGGAGGCGCCCTATTCGGGTGCGTCGGTCCGGATTAGTCGGCTGGGCAGCAACGTGCAAATCCGGCGGCCAGTGTGAGCGCCTCGCGGACGAGGGAGTGAAGCTATGACGGACCCAGCGGGGCATTCGGTGGCTGCAATTCGGGCGCGTCAGGAGGCACTGGTGAAGCAACGCGGCGAGCTTGCCGAAGCCGACCGCATACTGGCCGAGACCCTCGTCGGCGCTCATGCCGCAATGCGCGAGAGTGTTCGTCGGCTAGACGCCATCTCCGCCGAGATCGACCGCGCGGTCACCGACCAGACTGCTTTAGCTCTCGATACATCCCTGGGAGCAAGGGAGTTACAGCGCTTTCTGGCTACCAAACAGGGCGAGATGGCCGCCGTCGTCGCGGCCGCCCGCGACCTTGATCGCACGAAAAGCGCCGAGTTGCAACGGTTGCGGGACGCGTACGGACATGCCGCCATCTAGGTGAATTGTCGCCGCCCGGCCGGCGCAGTACTGTCACGCCGCATGGAGGGGTCGCGGCATGTCCATCTATGACGACCTTGCCGCCACGATCAAAGAAATCCGGGACAGCACTGGTGACCCTAACGCCTGGGAGATTGGGCTCACGCCAAGCGAAGTGCTCGCAGTGGTCACCCCGACCACACCCCCGGATCAACTCGGCACCATCCTCGGAAAGATCCGCCAGGCGCATTCACACCAACAAGGTGACGCTGCCGCAGCCATTGCGGATGCCGAAGCTTCACTGGCACATCAGAATTCAGCGACCGCACAGCTCGATCTGCAGGTGGTCTCGGCGATCCTCAATGCGCATCTGAAGACGACCGCAGGTAGAGAAGCACTGAACAAACTTCAGCGGGACATCGAAGCGGCGTTAAGGACGCGATCGGATCTCGACACTCCCGCCGGCGCGAGGGACTTTCAGCGGTTCTTGATCGGCAAGCTCAGAGATATCCGCCAGGTCGTCGCGGATGCCAGTCTTGACGACACGTCGAAGTCGGCCCTGATGGCCGCATGGATGTCGCTGTACAACGCTTCGAAAAATGACCCGAGCGCGCCGAGCGACCCTAAACCGACAGCGACGGCACCCGCCGCTGCACCGGTTGCGGCGCCTGTCGGTGGCGCTCCGTCGGCACCGCCGGATGCGGGTGGCGATCCCCTGCTGGATTCGCTGCTGCTCGGCGACCCGGGACAGCTGGGCGGGGACCCGCAGATGCTGGCCACCGCCGCGCCGACGTCGGCGCCGATTGCCCCGGCGCTGCCGAGCACTCCTAGCCTGGGCGGGACCATCCCGCCGATCGGCGGCCTGTCCTCGGGTTCCCTGCCTGGGTTGGGTTCCCAGGGAGGGCTTCTCGGCGGCCTCGATGGGCACCGCGATGTTCACCCCAAAGATCTAGGCCACCACAAGTTCAACGATGACTCCGACGAGGACACCGAGGACCGGCACGAGGACGCAACGGGAGAGCAGAACTCTGGCGAGCCCGAGTCCGATCCCACACCGACGGATCCGACGACCGTTACTCTGCCCAATGGTGAAACGGTGACCGCGGCAAGTCCCCAGTTGGCCGCCGCGATCAAGGCGGCCGCCGGCGGAACGCCGATCGCGGATGCGTTCCAACAGCAAGGAATTGCCATTCCTCCGCCGGGGACGCCCGTTACCGACCCAATCGAGCCGTCGAGCGTTGCACCGGGTGACATCGGTATCTTTACCGATCGGCATGCGCTTGGACTCGGCCGCAACAAGGCCCTCCTAGACGGTCAGATTCAACACATTTCGGCCATAGCGGGCCCGAGCTTTCTAGGCTGGGTGCACCCACCGGCACCGGCGACCGCGACCGCGCCGGCTCAGACCGAGATACCGACACCGACTCGTCCGGCGGCTTTGCCGTCGGCCACCTGAAGGGGAGACAGCCGATGTCAGACCGAATCCAAGTGGTGCCGGCGCAATTGCGCGAAGCTGCGGCAGGTCATCAGCAGACCTCCGAATACCTTCGCACGGTTCCGTCGTCGCACCCGTCGATCCAGGAGAGCCTGGACTCGCTCGGACCGATCTTCAGCGGTCTGCGTGAGGCTGGACGGGAGCTGCTCGAACTCCGGCGCCAGTGTTACCAGCGCCAAGCGGACGACCACGCCGACCTCGCCGAAAACCTACTGGCGTCGGCAACCCTGTGGGAGCAACATGAGCAACAAGCGTCACAGAACCTGCGCGACGTGGGTGAGCCGGGCCGATGACTGAACCGAACCCGGCCTTCGACACGGTGCATCCAAGCGGGCACATCCTTATTCGCTCCTGCCGGGGCGGATACCTGCATAGCGTTGCGTTGAGCGATGGGGCGATGGACACCGATGCAGAGGCCCTCTCGGAAGCCATCCAGCTGACCGCCGACGTGTCCTGCCTGAAGGCATTGCTGGAAGTGCGCGACGAGATCGTGGCCGCCGGCCATACCCCGTCGGCGGCGGTTCCGACTCCCAGCGATCTCGACGCAGCAATCGAAAAGCTGCAGGCGCATCGTATGCCCCGGCGCGGGGCCTGAAAAACCCTAGTGCAGCCAGCGTCGGGCGGAGTCGGGATTGGGGACGATATCGGTCGGCGGCTCGATCGGATTGGCGCCGAACAACTCTCGCGCGCGACCCAGCAGAGCACGCACCTCGTCGAGTTGCTGCTGCAGCGCAGAGTCGACCATGGCACTCACGCTACTCAGACACCATCGACCACACAATTCACCAGCAAAGGGCGACGGTACCTTGATCCGGTGGTGATTTTCGGTCGGCGGAAGGCGCGGCAGCGCCTCTGCCGAGCTACCCGGGAATTCCTCACCATTCCGACGTCCAGCCCTCCGGTTGACTGCATTGCGTGGGTGTTAAGTGGGCTCTGGCCCGGCGAGCTGTCGACTCCTAATCACGAAACCACCGCGCACGCCGAATCTCTCAAGGCCGACCTGGAACGAATAGCCAGTGCTGTCAAACGACGAGTTGCTAGGAATCCGACGCGCGGGATTGGATCACTTGGTCCGACGGGAGGCAGAAGCCAAAGCTATCGAAGCCGCCCGCGGGCTGGCTGCCCGACGGATCGAATCGACGTTGCGTCAGCTGCGCCAAAGCAACCATCCAGCGCCGCGTCCGTAATCCCCCGTGACTCGTTGAGTTCGTCGGGCAGAGGCACCACCAAGTCCTCGGTGTGGCCGCGCCGCAAGGCCCGTACCGGCCTCCCCGGGGCGAAACCCGACCTATTGCAAGCGCAGCTAAATACCGCGATTAACCAGGTCTTAGGTCGGTATCCGTAGGTCGATTAGACACTGCTGATCAGCTGCATGCTGTTGGCGGCTCCGCATGCTTTCGGAAATCCGATACATTTGTGAATTGACTCGGCTGGGCCTCGTGGACATACTGTCATGGTGTCGGGGTCGGACGGTCACAGCGAGCAAGGCGACCTGAGGGACCGGGACCTCGTCGAATCGGTTCTTCGTGAACTGAGCGAAGCCGCTGACAGGTGGGAAGCACTTGTCGCGCAGGCGGAAACCGTCACGTACAGCGTGGACCTAGGCGATATACACGCTGTCGCAAATGCCGACGGTCGATTGCTCGAGTTGACGTTGCATCCGAGCGTGATGACCGGCTATGCCCATGGCGAGCTGGCCGAAAGATTGAACCTCGCGTTCGCAGCGTTGCGCGACGAGGCAGAGGCCGAGAATAGGGCACGGTACGGCACTCACCCGCAGTGATGCCGGTGTCGGTGCGGCCGCCCCCATCGTGGGCGGGTTCCTCCCAACGAGGCATGCGACACCGGAAGGAGAACGACTGTGCCACTTAATCTGTCCAACCGCGACCAGAATTCGGGGCACCTGTTCTATAACCGGCGACTGCGTGCGGCGATCACGAGGTTCTCCGTGCGAATGAAACATGACGACCGTAAACAACAAGCGGCGGTGGCGCTTTCGGTCGTGTTGGTGTTGCTCGGTGTCGGGTGGATGGCCTTGCTACACGTCATGAAGCCGGCCGGCCTGATCGGTCAGGCGGCCATCATCGGCAACCGTGACACGGGGGCGGTATACGCGCGGCTCGATGGTCGCCTCTACCCGGCCCTGAACCTGACTTCGGCGCGACTCGCGGTCGGCAACGCTGCCCCGCCGACCTGGGTAACCGCGAGCGAAATCGCCAAGTACCCAACCGGTCCGATGATCGGCATTCCCGGCGTGCCCGACAGCCTGACTGTCACCAACGGCGCCGTTTCGGCATGGTCGGTGTGCGACACCGCGTCTCGTGCAGCCGGCACTGGTCCGGTCGTGACAGCCATCGCCGGTCGACTTACCACGCGGGACCGGGCCGCTGCGATGAGCCCGAAGCAGGCAATCCTGGTGACGCACGACGGTGCTACTCATGTGATCTGGGGCGGCCAGCGGTCGCGGATCGACCTAACTGACCGATCGGTCATCTTCAACCTCGGCCTCGATCTCGGGGTGACGCACCCCATCGACGTCTCCAACGCGCTCTTCGACGCGATGCCGTCAACCGAACCCCTCACGCTGCCGCCAATTCCGGAAGCAGGGACACCTTCTCGTTGGTTGCCGGGCGCAACGGTGGGCACTGTCCTGCAGTCACGCGATGCTAGCGGCGAGATCAACGCCTTCTACGCCCTGTTGCCGGGTGGAGTGCAGAAGATCACCGGCTTCGTGGCGGATTTGCTGCGGACCCGCGACTCGCAGGGATCGGCGGCGCCCACTCTGGTTGCACCGGACAAGCTGATCCACATCCCGGTCGTCGATGTGCTCGATGTCGACTACTTCCCGTCGGGACGGCTGGAATTCATTGACACAAGGGCCAACCCGGTCACCTGTGTGGGATGGGAAAAACAATCCAGAGACCCCCAGGCCAGGATCACCATCATTTCCGGACGGGGTTTACCCGTCCCCGTCGGCATGGACACCCACGTGGTGCGACTAGTGCGTGACGACCGCAATCCCGACTCGACCGAAGCGCACCAGACCCTGGTCCTGCCCGGTGCGACGAACCTGATTGCGACGACGAGCGGAGTCGTCACCGCCGACAGCAGAGAGAGCCTGTATTGGCTTTCACCACAGGGTGTTCGGTACGGGATTCAATCCGAACCGCGAACCCTGCAAGCCCTGGGACTAGGCGCCCGGATAGCCGCACAGGCGCCATGGCCGATAGTGCGCACCTTTGCATCGGGGCCGGCGATCAGCCGCGACGCGGCACTGGTTGCCCGCGATGCAATTTCGGCCGGCGGTGCGGTGGGGCCCCTTCCCGACTCGAACGAAGCTGAAAGGTAGCCGATGTCGAAGCGAGGCTTCATCCGCTCGACGCGGGCTCCCGTTCCGAGTGTGGCGCCGGTACGCGTGGCGGTCGGAGCGCCGCTGGCGTTGCCCGAACGTGAACCGCGAAACATCTTGCTGATGATCGCGCTACCGGCGCTGCTGATAGGGATCGTCGGGACGCTGGTGGTGATGTATGCGTCGGGTGTCCGCTCATTGCAGTCGGGTGTCTTCCCGATGATGGGGTTGGTCGGCTTCGGCGCACTCATGTTCGGTGGGCGGTTCGGCCGCGGACGTCGAATCACCTGGGGTGAACAGGAGAAACTGCGCCGCAGCTACCTGCGCCAACTCGACGACGACCGGGAAGAGGTGCAGCGGGCTGGCCAAAACCAACGGCGGGCACAGCTTTTCGTGCACTGCGACCCACAGAAGCTGGAAACGGTCATCGGAAGTCCGCGGATGTGGGAGCGGCGCCCGAACGACACCGACTTCCTGGACGTGCGGCTGGGGATTGGGGTGCAGCAGGCCAGCGAGTCCGCGGTGACCCTGCAGTGGCCGGACGTGCCCATCGGCGAAGAACTCGAACCCGTGACCGGCGGTGCGCTCCGGGATTTCATCCTCGAACAGAGCAAGATTCGCGGGATCGGCAAAGTGCTGAGTCTGCGATCCAAACCCGGATTCAGCGTGATCGCCGATGACCCGAACGAACTGCACAGCCTGGCGCGCTCGATCCTGTGTTCGCTGGCGGTCTACCACAGCCCTGACGACCTCAAGATCATGGTGGTCACCCGTCATCCCGAACTGTGGTCTTGGTTGGTGTGGCTGCCGCACAACCAGCACGACGAGATGTTCGACGCATGCGGGTTGCGCCGCTTGGTATTCGCGTCGCCCACCGAGCTGGAAGAGTCGCTCGATGCGGAGCTGCACCGTAAGGGGCGCGGCCCTTGGGCGCCGCCGGTCGGGTCGAGTCCAACCTCGATGCCCTCTCCCATCGAGGCGGGCATGTCGTTGGGTCC
This region includes:
- a CDS encoding DUF4226 domain-containing protein, which gives rise to MTDPAGHSVAAIRARQEALVKQRGELAEADRILAETLVGAHAAMRESVRRLDAISAEIDRAVTDQTALALDTSLGARELQRFLATKQGEMAAVVAAARDLDRTKSAELQRLRDAYGHAAI
- a CDS encoding DUF4226 domain-containing protein, translated to MSIYDDLAATIKEIRDSTGDPNAWEIGLTPSEVLAVVTPTTPPDQLGTILGKIRQAHSHQQGDAAAAIADAEASLAHQNSATAQLDLQVVSAILNAHLKTTAGREALNKLQRDIEAALRTRSDLDTPAGARDFQRFLIGKLRDIRQVVADASLDDTSKSALMAAWMSLYNASKNDPSAPSDPKPTATAPAAAPVAAPVGGAPSAPPDAGGDPLLDSLLLGDPGQLGGDPQMLATAAPTSAPIAPALPSTPSLGGTIPPIGGLSSGSLPGLGSQGGLLGGLDGHRDVHPKDLGHHKFNDDSDEDTEDRHEDATGEQNSGEPESDPTPTDPTTVTLPNGETVTAASPQLAAAIKAAAGGTPIADAFQQQGIAIPPPGTPVTDPIEPSSVAPGDIGIFTDRHALGLGRNKALLDGQIQHISAIAGPSFLGWVHPPAPATATAPAQTEIPTPTRPAALPSAT
- a CDS encoding ESX-1 secretion-associated protein, yielding MSDRIQVVPAQLREAAAGHQQTSEYLRTVPSSHPSIQESLDSLGPIFSGLREAGRELLELRRQCYQRQADDHADLAENLLASATLWEQHEQQASQNLRDVGEPGR
- a CDS encoding DUF2694 family protein, with the translated sequence MTEPNPAFDTVHPSGHILIRSCRGGYLHSVALSDGAMDTDAEALSEAIQLTADVSCLKALLEVRDEIVAAGHTPSAAVPTPSDLDAAIEKLQAHRMPRRGA
- a CDS encoding DUF2710 family protein, whose amino-acid sequence is MVSGSDGHSEQGDLRDRDLVESVLRELSEAADRWEALVAQAETVTYSVDLGDIHAVANADGRLLELTLHPSVMTGYAHGELAERLNLAFAALRDEAEAENRARYGTHPQ
- the eccB gene encoding type VII secretion protein EccB, whose protein sequence is MPLNLSNRDQNSGHLFYNRRLRAAITRFSVRMKHDDRKQQAAVALSVVLVLLGVGWMALLHVMKPAGLIGQAAIIGNRDTGAVYARLDGRLYPALNLTSARLAVGNAAPPTWVTASEIAKYPTGPMIGIPGVPDSLTVTNGAVSAWSVCDTASRAAGTGPVVTAIAGRLTTRDRAAAMSPKQAILVTHDGATHVIWGGQRSRIDLTDRSVIFNLGLDLGVTHPIDVSNALFDAMPSTEPLTLPPIPEAGTPSRWLPGATVGTVLQSRDASGEINAFYALLPGGVQKITGFVADLLRTRDSQGSAAPTLVAPDKLIHIPVVDVLDVDYFPSGRLEFIDTRANPVTCVGWEKQSRDPQARITIISGRGLPVPVGMDTHVVRLVRDDRNPDSTEAHQTLVLPGATNLIATTSGVVTADSRESLYWLSPQGVRYGIQSEPRTLQALGLGARIAAQAPWPIVRTFASGPAISRDAALVARDAISAGGAVGPLPDSNEAER